The Nostoc sp. 'Lobaria pulmonaria (5183) cyanobiont' genome window below encodes:
- a CDS encoding xanthine dehydrogenase family protein molybdopterin-binding subunit gives MNKIIGKPLDRVDGRLKVTGEAPYTADVPIENLTYGVIFQSAIASGKIIQIDASAAAVAPGVLDVVTHQQTPSLVKIPFPITGNSMTVASVSPAVYKAVIAARDKIIKMAIEDANSLLYGSQAEDITVESGEIFLKQDPSKRDRYTDILRRHGLESLEVTEESSLKPESQEYAKHSFGAIFIEVAVDELLGEIKVRRCVGVYGAGRILNFKTARSQVIGGITWGIGMALMEKTVMDANQGRIVGANLSDYLIPVHADIPNMEVQFIEERDPYVNALGTKSLGELPIVGLAAAISNAVYHATGKRIRDLPITPDKLL, from the coding sequence ATGAATAAAATTATTGGGAAACCACTCGATCGCGTTGATGGTAGGCTGAAAGTAACGGGAGAAGCACCTTACACAGCCGATGTGCCAATAGAGAATTTAACTTATGGAGTGATTTTTCAAAGCGCGATCGCCAGTGGTAAAATTATCCAAATAGACGCATCCGCAGCCGCAGTCGCCCCTGGTGTGCTAGATGTTGTTACTCACCAACAAACCCCATCTCTGGTAAAAATACCCTTCCCGATTACAGGAAACTCAATGACAGTTGCGAGTGTTTCTCCGGCGGTGTATAAAGCAGTGATCGCGGCACGGGATAAGATAATTAAAATGGCGATCGAAGATGCAAATTCTCTGCTTTATGGCTCGCAAGCAGAAGATATTACCGTTGAGTCAGGGGAAATATTCTTAAAACAAGACCCATCGAAGCGAGACAGATACACCGATATTCTGCGCCGTCATGGATTAGAAAGTTTAGAAGTTACAGAGGAATCGTCACTCAAGCCAGAGAGCCAAGAATACGCCAAACACTCTTTTGGGGCGATATTTATCGAAGTTGCAGTTGATGAATTGTTGGGAGAAATCAAAGTTAGACGTTGCGTAGGCGTTTATGGTGCTGGGCGAATTCTCAACTTCAAGACAGCGCGGAGTCAAGTTATCGGCGGGATTACCTGGGGAATCGGTATGGCGCTGATGGAGAAAACTGTAATGGATGCTAATCAGGGCAGAATAGTTGGTGCTAACCTTTCCGATTACCTGATTCCGGTTCATGCAGATATCCCCAATATGGAAGTGCAATTTATTGAAGAACGCGATCCTTATGTGAATGCACTAGGAACCAAAAGCTTGGGGGAACTTCCGATTGTTGGGCTAGCTGCTGCCATATCTAATGCAGTTTATCATGCCACAGGTAAGCGGATTCGCGATCTGCCAATTACACCAGATAAGTTGCTGTGA
- the argJ gene encoding bifunctional glutamate N-acetyltransferase/amino-acid acetyltransferase ArgJ — MSLTISSTPQGFSAFITNLGIRDTTDDFVFIKSSVPCVADGVFTQSLFAGPSVTISRGNLKDSQAQGIVVISKNANVANGSVGIADAQEVLQLVATETGITAHNIVIASTGVIGRRYPIEKIRAGLLGLGKKLTDADFHAAARGIMTTDTVAKLATRQIGNAKLVGIAKGVGMIEPNMATLLTFFFTDAAISANNLRSIFRSTIDKTFNCLSVDTDTSTSDSAVILANGIAGEVSEPDFASALQEVAQELVLKIARDAEGATKIIEVTVDSAINYAQAKTVAKAIVNSPLVKTAVYGADPNWGRVAMAIGKCENEHQINPERVVIRFDNVKVYPSSLTDENLEQLRKIMSKDKVNIHVSLNIGESSATVWGCDLSEGYIEINGKYST, encoded by the coding sequence ATGTCATTAACTATATCTTCCACGCCTCAAGGTTTTAGTGCATTCATCACTAATTTGGGAATACGAGATACAACTGATGATTTTGTCTTTATTAAATCATCAGTTCCTTGTGTTGCAGATGGAGTCTTCACTCAAAGCCTTTTTGCTGGGCCAAGTGTTACTATTAGCCGCGGGAACTTAAAAGATTCACAAGCACAAGGAATTGTCGTTATATCTAAAAATGCAAATGTAGCTAATGGTTCTGTTGGCATCGCTGACGCCCAAGAGGTTCTGCAATTAGTTGCAACTGAAACTGGAATTACTGCACATAATATTGTGATAGCTTCTACAGGTGTAATTGGCAGACGTTACCCTATTGAAAAAATCCGGGCTGGTTTATTAGGATTGGGTAAAAAATTGACTGATGCTGATTTTCATGCCGCAGCTCGTGGTATTATGACTACTGATACAGTAGCGAAACTAGCTACACGGCAAATAGGAAATGCCAAGCTAGTAGGAATTGCCAAAGGTGTTGGCATGATAGAGCCTAATATGGCTACCCTCTTAACTTTCTTTTTTACTGACGCTGCAATTTCTGCGAATAACCTTCGTTCTATTTTTCGCTCTACTATAGATAAAACCTTTAATTGCCTGAGTGTAGATACGGATACTTCTACTAGTGACTCTGCTGTGATTCTTGCTAATGGAATAGCCGGTGAAGTTTCAGAACCAGATTTTGCTAGTGCATTGCAAGAAGTTGCACAGGAATTAGTGCTGAAAATTGCACGAGATGCAGAAGGTGCTACTAAGATAATTGAGGTGACTGTAGATTCAGCGATTAACTATGCACAAGCTAAAACAGTAGCTAAAGCAATTGTCAATTCACCATTAGTAAAAACTGCTGTTTATGGAGCCGATCCGAATTGGGGAAGAGTTGCTATGGCTATAGGTAAATGTGAAAACGAACATCAGATCAATCCAGAAAGAGTTGTTATTCGTTTTGATAATGTGAAAGTTTATCCTAGTAGTTTAACTGATGAAAATTTGGAACAGTTACGCAAAATTATGTCTAAAGATAAAGTAAATATTCATGTTAGCCTTAATATTGGCGAATCCTCTGCAACTGTATGGGGTTGCGATCTTTCAGAGGGTTATATAGAAATTAATGGTAAATACTCAACTTGA
- a CDS encoding hybrid sensor histidine kinase/response regulator encodes MTNAKILVVEDEAIVAKDLQYRLNKFGYTVPAIASSGEEAINIAREISPDLVLMDIKLKGSIDGIQAAEEIYKRLDIPVIYLTAYADENTLERAKITESFGYLLKPFKERELQTNIEITLIKHSLEKQLKVNKKWLDALLKSISDGVIASDLQDLITFMNPVAENLTGWKQSEACGRNSSEVFNIANGKTHNPIESPIIKVLQDGTIVNLPAETILITKDGAEIPIDHSAAPIKDDKDNITGAVLVFRDITERKRAIEARQKQIEQEQLVVQWEEINQLKNDFLNLVSHELRSPLSSIKMMIQMIQLSNNAEDAQRYLKVMESECDRELELINDLLDLQRLESSSYPVITPDTLLLQQWLLWVIEPFQIRVQEHQQTLQPNFPANLPPLFSDGISLERIIVELLNNACKYTPAGGEIVLSVSHNSSEAPAKTIITVSNSAEIPVTKLPRIFDKFYRIPNADIWNQGGSGLGLSIVQKLVEQLQGNIQVESGNGWTTFTLALTDL; translated from the coding sequence ATGACAAACGCAAAAATTTTAGTTGTGGAAGATGAAGCTATTGTTGCCAAAGACTTACAATATCGGCTTAATAAATTTGGTTATACAGTACCTGCTATCGCTTCTTCAGGAGAAGAAGCGATTAATATAGCAAGAGAAATATCTCCAGATTTAGTCCTGATGGATATCAAGCTTAAAGGGTCAATAGACGGGATACAAGCTGCTGAAGAAATCTATAAGCGTTTGGATATTCCAGTAATTTATTTGACTGCTTATGCAGATGAGAACACATTAGAACGAGCTAAGATAACTGAGTCGTTTGGATACCTACTGAAACCTTTTAAAGAAAGAGAATTACAAACAAATATTGAAATAACTTTGATTAAACATAGTTTGGAAAAGCAATTAAAAGTTAATAAAAAATGGCTGGATGCACTTTTAAAAAGTATCAGTGATGGTGTGATTGCTAGCGACTTACAAGATTTAATTACTTTTATGAATCCGGTTGCTGAAAATCTGACTGGATGGAAACAGTCAGAAGCTTGTGGCAGAAATTCCTCAGAAGTATTTAATATTGCTAATGGCAAAACTCATAACCCTATTGAAAGTCCGATTATAAAAGTTCTTCAAGATGGTACGATCGTTAATCTTCCCGCAGAAACAATTTTGATTACTAAAGATGGTGCAGAAATACCAATTGATCACAGCGCTGCACCGATTAAAGATGACAAAGATAATATTACAGGCGCTGTATTAGTGTTTCGAGATATTACTGAGCGCAAACGAGCGATTGAGGCGCGTCAAAAGCAAATTGAGCAAGAACAACTTGTGGTGCAATGGGAAGAGATAAATCAACTCAAAAATGACTTTTTGAATTTAGTTTCTCACGAACTGCGATCGCCTCTGAGTAGTATCAAGATGATGATTCAAATGATACAACTATCTAATAATGCTGAGGATGCTCAACGCTATCTAAAAGTAATGGAAAGCGAGTGCGATCGCGAACTAGAATTAATCAACGATCTACTAGACTTACAACGGCTAGAAAGCTCATCCTATCCAGTTATTACACCTGATACGTTGCTCTTACAACAGTGGTTACTTTGGGTTATTGAGCCGTTTCAAATCCGTGTTCAAGAACATCAGCAAACTCTACAGCCGAATTTCCCTGCAAATCTCCCGCCGCTATTCTCAGATGGCATTAGCTTGGAACGCATCATAGTAGAATTGCTCAATAATGCCTGTAAATATACACCTGCGGGTGGTGAAATTGTCTTAAGTGTAAGTCACAATTCCTCGGAAGCACCTGCAAAAACTATTATTACTGTCAGTAATTCAGCAGAAATTCCGGTAACAAAGTTACCACGGATATTTGATAAATTTTATCGTATTCCCAATGCAGATATCTGGAATCAAGGTGGTTCGGGATTAGGTTTATCTATAGTACAGAAATTAGTCGAACAATTGCAAGGAAATATTCAAGTAGAAAGTGGCAATGGATGGACTACATTCACTCTTGCATTAACTGATTTATAG
- a CDS encoding PAS domain S-box protein: MEFLNNFFSTSQFIPHGHCYLWKPGLVWLHLISDVLTGLAYYSIPVMLVYFVRKRRDMPFGWIFLMFSTFIVACGTTHLMDVWTLWYPTYWLSGLLKAITAFVSVLTAIQLVPLMPQVLALSNPAQLEAANYQLAREIAERIRTEEVLRESEQRWQLALRGNNDGIWDWNVKTNEVFFSARWKEMLGYEDNEISNHLDECVTRVHPNDLDWVKQAVQDHFAQKTPFYIAEYRALCKDGTYKWILDRGQALWDEDGNVVRMAGSHTDITDRKQAEETLNSLLNQLESMVEERTAELTKINKSLQTEITERQRIEEALRESEQRFRAAFHQAAVGIAHIAIDGSWLLVNQKLCDLLGYTLEELQLLTFQDITHPDDLNTNLKYVEQILADNIQTYSMEKRYFRKDNSIVWVNLTVSLMRESSGEPKYFISVVEDINERKAAQRERKQWEEQIKASLLEKEVLLKEIYHRVKNNLQVISSLLNLQSAYIKDKEDLVIFQQSQQRIASMALVHEKLYQSQDLAKINFGEYIRDLVASLFTAYEVDENAITLTINTEDCISLGLDTAIPCSLIIHELVSNSLKYAFTKGSNGAIHIEIKKIINNKLTLIVSDNGIGLPPNFDLKKLASLGWELVDALTHQLAGNINITGATGVECQVTFPLP, from the coding sequence ATGGAATTTTTAAATAATTTTTTCTCTACTAGCCAGTTTATTCCCCACGGACATTGCTACCTTTGGAAACCAGGATTGGTGTGGTTACATCTGATTTCAGATGTGTTAACTGGACTTGCTTATTATTCAATTCCAGTGATGTTGGTTTATTTTGTTCGTAAGCGGCGAGATATGCCTTTCGGCTGGATATTCCTAATGTTTAGCACATTCATCGTTGCTTGTGGCACAACTCATTTAATGGATGTATGGACGCTTTGGTATCCTACCTATTGGCTATCAGGGTTGCTCAAAGCTATCACTGCTTTTGTCTCCGTATTAACGGCTATACAGCTTGTGCCATTAATGCCGCAGGTGCTGGCTCTATCGAATCCTGCCCAACTAGAGGCTGCAAACTACCAACTAGCAAGGGAAATTGCTGAACGCATACGGACTGAGGAGGTGTTGAGGGAAAGCGAACAACGCTGGCAATTAGCTTTGCGCGGCAATAATGATGGAATTTGGGACTGGAATGTTAAAACCAATGAAGTTTTCTTCTCGGCTCGCTGGAAAGAAATGCTTGGTTACGAAGATAATGAAATTTCTAACCATTTAGATGAATGCGTAACACGAGTGCATCCGAACGATCTTGATTGGGTGAAACAAGCGGTTCAAGATCACTTTGCTCAGAAAACACCGTTTTACATTGCCGAGTATCGAGCTTTATGTAAAGATGGCACCTATAAATGGATTTTAGATCGAGGGCAAGCACTGTGGGATGAAGATGGTAATGTAGTACGAATGGCAGGATCGCATACTGATATTACCGATCGCAAGCAAGCAGAGGAGACACTAAATAGCCTACTTAACCAATTAGAAAGCATGGTTGAGGAAAGGACAGCAGAGTTAACAAAAATCAACAAATCACTACAGACAGAAATTACTGAACGCCAGCGAATAGAAGAAGCATTGCGAGAGAGCGAACAGCGATTTCGTGCTGCATTCCATCAAGCTGCTGTTGGTATTGCCCATATCGCAATCGATGGAAGCTGGTTGTTAGTTAATCAGAAGCTTTGCGATCTTCTCGGTTACACACTCGAAGAACTACAGTTGCTAACTTTCCAAGATATTACTCATCCAGACGACCTTAATACTAACCTGAAATATGTTGAGCAGATTTTAGCAGATAATATTCAAACTTACTCGATGGAAAAGCGCTATTTCCGCAAAGATAATTCCATAGTTTGGGTTAATCTCACTGTGTCTTTAATGCGCGAATCTAGTGGGGAGCCAAAATATTTTATTTCTGTAGTCGAAGACATTAACGAACGGAAAGCCGCGCAGCGCGAACGCAAGCAGTGGGAGGAGCAAATTAAAGCATCACTATTGGAAAAAGAGGTGTTATTAAAAGAAATTTACCATCGAGTCAAAAATAATTTACAGGTTATTTCTAGTCTGCTAAACCTGCAATCTGCATATATCAAAGACAAAGAAGATTTGGTAATATTTCAACAAAGCCAGCAGCGGATTGCATCAATGGCTCTCGTTCACGAAAAATTGTATCAATCTCAAGACTTAGCAAAGATTAATTTTGGTGAATATATTCGAGATTTGGTAGCAAGTTTATTTACTGCTTATGAAGTCGATGAAAACGCGATCACTTTGACAATCAATACCGAAGATTGTATCTCCCTCGGTTTAGATACAGCAATTCCTTGTAGCTTAATTATCCATGAACTTGTATCTAATTCCTTAAAATATGCATTTACCAAAGGCAGTAATGGTGCAATTCATATTGAAATCAAGAAGATAATTAATAACAAATTGACACTGATAGTTAGTGATAACGGTATTGGCTTACCACCAAACTTTGATTTAAAAAAACTTGCATCATTAGGCTGGGAGTTGGTAGATGCTTTAACCCATCAGCTAGCAGGAAATATCAATATTACAGGCGCTACTGGAGTAGAGTGTCAAGTGACATTTCCTTTACCATAA
- a CDS encoding PAS domain-containing protein: protein MNIEKFIQRTEILHKRLADLYQTASILPWISPDLLPEAFKELYNTSKIVQLAAEELYQQNEELVKTRNWLEGERHHYQDLFELAPDGYLVTNTEGIIQEANLTAAKLLNVAKHFLVGKPIVNFVPLEERQQVRNELIHLSQSDRVRELLVRLQQRHGESFDAALTVAVVRNHQGKAISLRWILRNITGRQHLAVKDDSEIFNQRLLHKYAKGETIALNPLVIWYVSQGFVKLSTYCETGEEVLIGLATAGMVFGSSLTSLNIYQATALADVELVPIYTVEVAASPTLSHTLLPKINQRLQQTESFLVICGRRRVQDRLYHLLQLLKREVGETVPEGTRLSVRFTHEDIASACCTTRVTITRLMGKLQEEGTIGFDLKKHIILRDVD, encoded by the coding sequence GTGAACATAGAAAAATTTATCCAACGCACAGAAATATTGCACAAGCGTTTAGCAGATTTATACCAAACTGCTAGTATACTACCTTGGATTTCCCCCGATCTGTTGCCGGAAGCTTTTAAGGAACTCTATAACACCTCAAAGATAGTACAGTTAGCAGCAGAGGAACTTTATCAGCAAAATGAGGAACTAGTAAAAACACGGAATTGGCTAGAAGGAGAACGCCACCACTACCAAGATTTATTCGAGTTGGCGCCAGACGGCTATTTAGTGACTAATACAGAAGGAATCATCCAAGAAGCTAACCTCACCGCAGCTAAGTTGTTGAATGTTGCAAAGCATTTTTTAGTGGGCAAACCAATAGTTAACTTTGTCCCTCTAGAAGAACGTCAGCAAGTTCGCAACGAACTGATACATTTATCGCAATCAGACAGAGTTAGAGAGTTATTGGTACGTTTGCAGCAACGTCATGGCGAGTCCTTTGATGCAGCTTTGACAGTTGCAGTTGTCCGCAATCACCAGGGTAAGGCAATCTCTCTACGTTGGATACTGCGTAATATTACTGGGCGTCAGCACTTAGCAGTTAAGGACGACAGTGAAATTTTCAACCAGCGCCTCCTACATAAATATGCTAAAGGAGAAACTATTGCCCTCAACCCATTAGTAATTTGGTATGTTTCTCAGGGTTTTGTCAAACTCAGTACCTACTGTGAAACGGGTGAAGAAGTGCTGATAGGATTGGCAACAGCAGGAATGGTTTTTGGTTCTAGTTTGACATCTTTAAACATTTACCAAGCAACAGCCCTCGCTGATGTTGAGTTGGTGCCAATTTACACGGTAGAGGTAGCAGCTTCTCCAACACTTAGCCATACACTTTTACCAAAAATTAATCAGCGGTTACAGCAAACAGAATCTTTTTTAGTCATTTGTGGAAGACGGCGAGTACAAGATCGCTTGTACCATCTATTACAACTTTTGAAACGAGAAGTGGGTGAAACTGTACCAGAGGGAACTCGCCTAAGTGTTCGCTTTACTCACGAAGATATTGCTAGCGCCTGCTGTACTACTAGGGTAACAATTACAAGATTGATGGGTAAATTACAAGAAGAAGGTACGATCGGTTTCGACTTAAAAAAACACATTATCTTGAGAGATGTTGATTAA
- a CDS encoding CPBP family intramembrane glutamic endopeptidase, protein MLKPNQNQNALLALLLLVPVPSIGITTQLYILPGFQGHLVALLSKIWLLVLPIIWLLFIDKENLKVEYPKRRDLLAGVGLGLLMLGIILIVYWLLGAKWIDVEYVRDRARQVGLNSFAIYLVGSGYWIFINSLLEEFVWRWFVYRKCEILVSSPLAIVLSALFFTIHHVVGLAAYFDWRATTLCSLGVFLAGAVWSWCYLNYCSIWPGYISHVFADIAIFLIGWQLIFA, encoded by the coding sequence ATGTTAAAACCTAACCAAAATCAAAATGCACTACTAGCTCTGTTGTTACTTGTGCCAGTTCCGAGCATTGGTATTACAACTCAACTGTATATACTTCCTGGCTTCCAAGGACATTTAGTAGCTTTATTATCTAAAATCTGGTTGTTGGTACTACCCATTATCTGGTTGTTATTTATCGATAAAGAGAATTTAAAAGTTGAATATCCTAAAAGACGCGATTTATTAGCTGGAGTTGGATTAGGGCTATTAATGCTAGGCATCATTTTGATTGTTTATTGGCTGCTGGGGGCAAAATGGATAGATGTTGAATATGTTCGCGATCGAGCAAGGCAAGTTGGATTGAACAGTTTTGCGATCTACTTAGTAGGTTCAGGATATTGGATATTTATCAACTCTTTGCTTGAGGAATTTGTCTGGCGTTGGTTTGTCTATCGTAAATGTGAAATTTTGGTATCAAGTCCTTTAGCTATAGTACTATCTGCACTGTTTTTTACGATTCATCACGTTGTTGGTTTGGCAGCTTACTTCGACTGGCGTGCGACAACATTATGCTCATTGGGGGTGTTTCTAGCAGGGGCGGTTTGGTCATGGTGCTACTTGAATTATTGCTCGATTTGGCCTGGATACATCAGCCATGTTTTTGCAGATATAGCAATTTTCCTGATTGGCTGGCAACTTATCTTTGCTTAA
- the glpK gene encoding glycerol kinase GlpK, which yields MHTLGKKTPSSGYILALDLGTTGNRAFVFNADGKIVGQAYKELTQYYPQPGWLEHDPQEIWQDTFWVMQTAIENAQIAPSAIAALGLTVQRETCLIWDKTTGKSLHRAIVWQDRRTAPLCHQLQEQGYAEEIYDRTGLIIDAYFSASKLRWLLDNFTDIDLNNVLAGTIDSWVLWNLTGGKVHATDHSNASRTMLMNLKTCEWDENLLDLFQIPAHILPQIQTSLGVFGVTDATLLGAEIPITAILGDQQASLFGHGCDRPSLMKCTYGTGSFLVAHTGNRIVRSHHQLISTVAWTQANSRETLDVGYALEGSMFTSGACIQWLRDRLKLIKTAAETEAMANQVKDNGGVYFVPAFSGLGAPYWDMSARGAFFGITASVQPEHLVRAVLEAIAYQVLEVVQAINASCSTPVGRLTVDGGACENNFLMQFQADVLGIPVERPIMRDTTVQGAAFAAGLAVGFWQSYEALVEQRQIERVFEPRSDFPLSNFGIWQKAVKRTLAWEE from the coding sequence ATGCACACACTTGGCAAAAAAACTCCATCATCGGGCTACATCTTAGCACTGGATTTAGGTACGACAGGCAACCGCGCCTTTGTATTTAACGCAGATGGCAAGATTGTTGGACAGGCATATAAAGAACTAACTCAGTATTATCCTCAGCCAGGATGGTTAGAACACGATCCTCAAGAAATCTGGCAGGATACCTTTTGGGTGATGCAAACCGCAATTGAAAATGCCCAGATTGCGCCATCAGCGATCGCAGCCTTGGGACTGACTGTACAGCGCGAAACCTGTTTGATTTGGGACAAAACTACTGGTAAATCACTCCATAGAGCGATCGTCTGGCAAGATCGCCGCACTGCTCCCCTTTGCCACCAGTTACAAGAACAAGGCTACGCTGAAGAAATTTACGATCGCACCGGATTAATCATTGATGCCTACTTTTCGGCTTCCAAGCTCAGATGGCTATTAGACAATTTTACTGATATTGACCTGAACAATGTCTTAGCAGGCACTATTGATAGCTGGGTGCTGTGGAACCTCACAGGTGGGAAAGTCCACGCCACTGACCACAGCAACGCCAGCCGTACAATGTTGATGAATCTCAAAACCTGTGAATGGGATGAGAATTTACTGGATCTGTTTCAGATTCCGGCTCACATTTTACCCCAGATTCAGACGAGTTTAGGAGTATTTGGAGTCACTGATGCAACTTTGTTGGGTGCTGAAATTCCCATTACTGCCATCTTGGGAGATCAGCAAGCGTCTCTATTTGGTCATGGCTGCGATCGCCCCAGTTTGATGAAATGTACTTACGGTACTGGTAGCTTTTTGGTAGCTCATACAGGCAATCGAATTGTGCGATCGCACCATCAACTCATTTCTACAGTGGCATGGACACAAGCAAATTCCAGGGAGACTTTAGATGTAGGCTATGCCTTAGAAGGCAGTATGTTTACTAGTGGCGCTTGTATTCAATGGTTGCGCGATCGTCTGAAGTTGATTAAAACTGCTGCTGAAACTGAAGCGATGGCCAATCAGGTAAAAGATAATGGCGGAGTCTACTTTGTGCCAGCATTTAGTGGACTGGGCGCACCCTACTGGGATATGAGCGCCAGGGGAGCTTTTTTCGGCATTACCGCCAGTGTACAACCAGAGCATCTGGTTCGCGCCGTCCTGGAAGCGATCGCTTATCAAGTTCTGGAGGTGGTGCAGGCGATAAATGCATCTTGCAGTACTCCAGTTGGGCGATTAACTGTAGATGGTGGTGCTTGTGAGAACAATTTCCTGATGCAGTTTCAAGCTGATGTATTAGGTATTCCAGTTGAACGTCCGATAATGCGCGATACGACCGTTCAGGGTGCAGCATTTGCGGCAGGTTTAGCTGTAGGATTTTGGCAGAGCTATGAAGCACTGGTAGAACAACGGCAAATTGAGCGTGTGTTTGAGCCGAGGAGCGATTTCCCGTTGTCCAACTTTGGTATTTGGCAAAAGGCAGTGAAACGTACTCTGGCTTGGGAGGAGTAG
- a CDS encoding hybrid sensor histidine kinase/response regulator — MFLPKTVKKDKILVVDDIFDNLLVLEAVLEDEDYEISLVEDSKIALAMVEESPPDIILLDVMMPELDGYEFTRRIRQNQALPFIPILLLTAHYESSVVEGLDAGADDFIRKPFDPDELHARVRSLLRLKHSIDERDQMANLRADFVSRFTHDLRIPLVASNRVLKLLLEGRFCDVSPQLQEIIDTMIGSNQDLLEMVNTLLEVYRHEAGCKTLKISPCNIQELVSEVSQELTPLAEEKGLAVNIDRGETASTIMGDRLELRRVLTNLIGNAIKFTDKGSVNIHCYLTSVAVNIDIQDTGPGISKPDQAILFERFRQGKHQRSGSGLGLYLSRCIIEAHQGTIDVTSEPGQGSTFTIRLPVAEEN; from the coding sequence ATGTTTTTACCTAAAACTGTCAAAAAAGATAAAATTCTCGTTGTCGATGATATTTTTGACAATCTACTGGTCTTAGAAGCAGTCCTAGAAGATGAGGACTATGAAATTAGCTTGGTAGAAGATAGTAAGATTGCTCTGGCTATGGTTGAAGAGTCACCGCCAGACATAATTCTCTTAGATGTGATGATGCCGGAGCTAGATGGCTATGAATTTACTCGGCGCATCCGACAGAATCAGGCGTTGCCATTTATCCCGATTCTGCTGCTCACGGCTCATTATGAGTCTAGCGTTGTTGAAGGACTTGACGCTGGTGCAGATGACTTCATTCGTAAACCATTCGATCCTGATGAACTACATGCAAGGGTGCGATCGCTCCTGCGCCTCAAGCATAGTATTGACGAACGAGATCAGATGGCGAACCTCCGGGCAGATTTTGTCTCGCGTTTTACTCACGATTTACGTATACCATTGGTAGCCTCCAACCGCGTATTAAAATTATTGCTGGAAGGCAGATTTTGCGATGTTTCGCCACAATTGCAAGAGATAATTGATACCATGATTGGCAGCAATCAAGACCTGCTGGAAATGGTAAATACCTTGTTAGAAGTTTATCGTCATGAAGCGGGCTGTAAAACCTTAAAAATTTCTCCCTGCAATATTCAGGAATTAGTTAGTGAAGTTTCCCAAGAATTAACTCCTTTAGCTGAAGAAAAAGGATTAGCTGTAAATATTGATCGAGGTGAAACTGCAAGCACCATTATGGGCGATCGCTTAGAACTGCGGCGAGTTTTGACAAATCTCATCGGCAATGCTATCAAATTTACAGACAAAGGTTCTGTAAATATTCACTGTTATCTGACTTCGGTAGCTGTGAATATTGATATCCAAGATACAGGACCAGGAATTTCTAAACCAGATCAGGCAATATTATTCGAGCGATTTCGTCAAGGGAAACACCAACGTTCTGGTAGTGGTTTGGGACTATATCTCTCTCGCTGTATTATCGAAGCACATCAAGGCACAATCGATGTGACATCTGAACCAGGACAGGGTAGTACATTTACTATACGTTTACCTGTAGCTGAAGAAAACTAA
- a CDS encoding response regulator translates to MSEIKILVIEDHNLTRIGLRSALQTQAEFNIVGEAANATDGIRLLKTLKPDVATIDIGLPDMDGIELTRTFRQYQAENEDYTTKLLILTMQNSEQAVLAAFAAGADSYCMKDIETEKLVEAVQTTYAGSSWIDPAIADLVLQQIRQDFPDGNRGASGKRVLIEGIDPDTEKSIVSYPLTHREMDVLELIVAGCDNAEIAKRLYLTVGTVKTHVRGILNKLCVADRTQAAVRALRAGLVP, encoded by the coding sequence ATGAGTGAAATCAAGATCCTTGTAATTGAAGATCACAACCTGACAAGAATCGGCTTGCGGTCTGCTTTACAAACCCAGGCAGAGTTTAACATTGTTGGTGAAGCAGCTAATGCAACCGACGGCATTAGGCTTCTGAAAACTCTCAAGCCGGATGTTGCTACTATTGACATTGGTTTGCCTGACATGGATGGTATTGAGCTAACACGCACATTTAGGCAATATCAGGCAGAGAATGAAGACTACACAACAAAGCTGCTAATTTTAACGATGCAAAATAGCGAACAAGCAGTTTTAGCAGCATTTGCAGCAGGTGCAGATTCTTATTGCATGAAGGATATAGAAACAGAGAAACTAGTAGAGGCTGTACAAACGACTTATGCAGGTAGCTCATGGATCGATCCAGCGATCGCAGACCTTGTACTACAACAAATACGTCAAGATTTCCCCGATGGCAACAGAGGCGCATCTGGAAAAAGAGTCTTAATTGAAGGTATTGACCCAGATACTGAAAAAAGTATAGTCAGCTATCCTTTAACTCATAGAGAGATGGATGTTTTAGAGTTGATTGTCGCTGGGTGTGACAATGCAGAAATTGCGAAAAGGCTCTATTTAACAGTCGGTACTGTCAAAACTCATGTTCGAGGTATTCTCAATAAACTCTGTGTTGCTGACCGGACACAAGCTGCTGTCCGTGCTTTGCGGGCGGGATTAGTACCGTGA